GGCTACGTTATGTATGAGTCTGCTAATCGAAACCAGACGTAGCGTTGAATCAGCACGTTTAAACCAATCCCCTGTTACTTTACATATGCGGGCGCTTAGCTCAGCTTGGACAGAGCGAGTGGCTTCGGACCACTAGGTCGCGGGTTCAAATCCTGCAGCGCCCATCCAGCGAACACTTCTTTCGGATTCACTGTACGGCGCTCCGATTGTACCCTGTATCTCGTCTGAACCCGTCAGATCCAGTGGTCCGTTTTGAGGACGAAGCCCCATTACGACGACGGGATACGTTGCTGCACGAACGCAAGGTGTTTGCTTTCGTCCGATAGCTGATGAGGCGAGTGGTATCCACGAGAATTCGCGTACAGCCAAACAGGTGGCCATTCAGAAAATTAATCGGCCATTGAGCTAGCGTGTGTCGAACAAGTCAATCACATCACTTGTCGAGTACGTCTCAACCAGATCCTGCTCCACGAAGTCGGAATCATCGCTCCAGATGGCCGCATCGCAGGCAATCGCGCAAGCCAGATAGAGCACATCGTCCGGATCGGTGTCCCCAATTGCTCTGTCCGCACTCTCGATGGCTGGATAAAACTCGCTGGCGGGGACAACATCGATATACTGGAATAAAAGATTGATGAACTGTGCCACTCGATCCGGTTCCATCCCGGATTTCTCGACGATCAGGTCCTGATAGTTCTCGATTTCGTCATGGACGAATGCGGGTGTCAACAGGTCTGGTTCGAGCGTGACGATGAGTTCTCGCGTTTTCGAATCAGCAATGAGTGCGGAGATGACGACATTGGCGTCGATGACTAGCTTCATTTGTTGTCTCTACGCTGATTTCTCGTCAACGCGCTTGCGTCCGCTCTCGT
This portion of the Salinarchaeum sp. IM2453 genome encodes:
- a CDS encoding PIN domain-containing protein produces the protein MKLVIDANVVISALIADSKTRELIVTLEPDLLTPAFVHDEIENYQDLIVEKSGMEPDRVAQFINLLFQYIDVVPASEFYPAIESADRAIGDTDPDDVLYLACAIACDAAIWSDDSDFVEQDLVETYSTSDVIDLFDTR